AACGAGCCGTCGGGCAGCTGCATGGCTTGCAGCTTGGCCAGGGTGCGGGCGGTTTCGGCTTTGAGGCGCGCCTCGTCGAAGAGGGTACTGAGGCGGGCTAGCCGCTCGGCTTCGCCCTGGGCATCGCGCACCCAGGGGGTTTCTTGCAGCAGGATATTTTTCAGCTCCTGGTTTTGGGCGAGCTTGCCGGCCAGGGCGTTTTGCTGCGCCGCCGTGCCGCTCTGGGCCTGGCGCTGCCACTCGGCCAGCACGGTGCGGAAGCGCGGGTTGCTCTTGAGAATCTGAGCGGCCAGCAGGTTGGCGTAGAGGCGGGCGAAGGTCTGCTCCGAGCACTCGTAGGGGTATTCGAGCAGGTAGGGCAGGCTCTGCACGGCGTACCAGGCGGGGTTGGCCGTCAGTTCCAGCGTCAGCGAGTAGTTGCGCCGGGTGGGGCTAGCGGTGTTCGTGAGCTTCTTCAATTCAAACTCGCGGGTGGCCGGCCCGACTAGGGGCAGCGGCAGACTCTCGGTGATGAGGATGCGATTGGGCAGGACGGGCAGCGTGTTTTCCTCGCCGTCGGAGAACCTCACCCCCGACCCCTCTCCTTGGGAGAGGGGAGCCTGACGAATCTTCTTTTTGCTCTTTTTATCTGCTAACTGCTCACTGTTCACTGTTGACTGACTTTCAGCCACCACGCGGTAGGTCACGGCCACGGGGGCGAAGTCGGCCGGAATGGCTAGCTCCCACCCTAGCGCGGCGCTCTGGTGGGCGGCGGCGCTCACCGGCAGCTGGGCCGGGCCTTTGATGAGCTGACTGGTAATATCCTGGCCGGTGGCGGCGTCGAGCAAAAAGAGCTGGGCCGTGCCGCTGGTGGCGTGGTCGGTGAGGTTGGAGAACTTGGCGGGGAAGGTGAACGCGTCGCCGGGCCGCAGGAAGCGCGGGGCGTTGGGCGTAAGCTGAATTTCCTTCTGGGTCACGAGCTGGCGGGCCAGCTGGCCGGTGTGCAGGCTGCGGTCGTGGGCGAGGGCCAGCAGCTGCCAGCGCGTCACGGCCTCGGGCATCTGAAATTCGAGCACTACGTCGCCGGTTGCGTCGGCGCGCAGGGCGGGCTGCCAGAAGGCCGTTTCGCGGAAGTCGCGGCGGGCGGCGATGATGGAGAGGTCGGGGGCTGGCTTTGGCTGCGCGTTGCTATCGTCGGCATGAACATATCCGTTGCCCCTTATGACCAACCCAGAAACCTTGCCCTGCAAAGCCATCATTGGGGAAGCAGCCCTAGCTCGTGGGCTAGGCGCCGTGCCAGGAACTCCGTCCTCATCTCTCTTTACTACCGGCGCAGTAAATTTTACTGTCACCATTTTCGGTGGTGCCAAATGACTTTCCCAAGCATTCAAACTCGGGTACTGAATCGCCGTTGTTTCATCGGTTTCCTCATTCTCAAATAGATTTTCTGAATTCAGCTCCCCAAACTCTCCCTGCCAGCCAAACCGCGCCGGGAAATAATTACCGCCAAACTCCAGCCGCTCGAAGCTGTGCGGCCGGAACACGTCCAAACTCTGGTCATAGAGGGTGGCGAGCAGCTCGGCATCGGCGGGCTGGCCGTTGGCCTGGCGGATGGTGAGGCGCCAGGTTTCGCGCTGGCCGGGGGCTAGCCGGTCGCGGAAGGTGGCGAGGGCCAGGCGCAGCGGCTGGGGCTGCTCGGTTACCTGCACGGTGGCGTCATGGCGGTAGAGGCGGCCGTCGCGCACCTGCGTGGTGTGGAGGTAAAGCGGGCCGCGCGCCTCGGCCGGACCGCTGGCCACGGCCAGGCGGCGCTGCTCGCCGGCTTTCAAAGTCAGCCACTCGCGGCGCAGCAGCTGGCCGCCGCGCTCTACTTCGAGCAGGATGCGGGCGTCGGCCTCGCTGCTGCCCAGCAGCAGGCTGGCGGGCTGGCCGGGCGCCACGGTATCGGCGAGGGCCACAAACCAGTCGGGCGTGACGAAGGGAACGGTGGCGGCCTGGGAGTCGAAGAGCGTGAAGTCGAGACTGGCGCGGGCTGAGTCGGGGCCGGCGGCCTGGGCTTCGAGGCGGTAGCGGCCGGTGGGCAGGTTAGCCAGGGCGGCCTTCAGGTCGAGCACGGGGCTGGCGTGGGTGTCGAAGGGCTGGGTCTTGACCAGCTCGGCGGGCAGCTCGTGGTCGGTGGTTTCGGGGGCGGGGCCGGGCACGCCGGGCGGGTTGGGGCGGTAGCGGCGGGCCAGCAGACGTAGGGTACCGGTGGCAGGCAGCGGCTCGCCGGTGGCGTTGGTGCCGAGCAGCGTGAAGGCGGGCAGCTGGGCCTTATCGGCCTGGGCGGGGCCGATGAGGCGCAGGCTGAGCGGGTTGCGGCCCATTACCACGTTGCGGGTGCCGGTGCGGGTTTCGCCGGCCGCGTCGGTCACGTCGGCGGTTACTTCGAAGAGGTAGCCTGGCTCCCAGCCACCGCGGCCCGGCTGGCGGGGTACCAGCGGCGGCGTGAAAGTAATGGCGAAGCGGCCCTCGGCATCGGTGGTGGCGGTGCCGTGGGCAATTTCCTGGCTTCTGCCCCCGCCCGGGTACATAGCCCGGCTTCTATAAAGAGCAACATTGAAAAGTGGCAACAGTTCGCGGCGCGTGACGTGATACTTCACGCTGGCCCCGTCGGTGGCCTGGCCGGCGTAGGCGCGAGCGCGGCCATTTATTGTCAGCGGCTGGCCGAACTGCGGCCGGCCGGCCACCGAGTCTAGAGTCACCAAAAAGGTCGGCCGCTTGTAATCCTCCACCGCGAAAGCCAGGCTGCCGTGGTCGGTTTGCAGCTGCATTTCACCATTTAGCAGGCTGGTGGGCAGCATCAGCGAGCCGTTGAAACTGCCGAAGTCGGAGGTAGTGAACGGCAGCGCTTGCACGGTCTGGCCGTTCACGTCCACGAGGCGCAGGCTCACGGGCTGGCCCGTTAGCAGGCTAGCCTTGCCGCCGAGGCTTTGGGTCAGAATGCCTTTGAAATAGACTGTTTGGCCCGGCCGGTAAATGGCGCGGTCGGTGAAGAGAAACGTGCGGCGCTGCGGCTGCTCGATGCCATCGGTGCGGCCGGGGAAGTAGTAGGCGTTGAGCGGCGTGAATAACGTATCGCGGCCTAGCCACGAGCGCACGCCGCTCAGCTGCTCGCGGCCCAGGGCGGCGCTGGCTTTGTTGGGGCCGGGGATTTCGACCTCGCCGGTGGCGCTGGTGGGCCGCACGTCGCCCAGGCGGCGGTCGTCGCGCTGGGTAGCGCGGTTGTAGACGTTGAAGGTAGCCTGGTTTTTCACGCCCGCCAGCGGGGCGCCGGTGGCCCGGTCGAGCAGCAGCAGCGCCGTGGCACCCGTAGCCGCATTGGTGCGATGCACCAGGCTGAGCTGGCTAGCCCCCAGCACGGCCCAGGCCGTGACGGCGCCGGCCGGCGCGGCCTTTGCGGTTGGGTCAGTCGAAAGCTGGGCCTTATTACTGAGCAAAATGAGGTAGTAGCCGGCTGGCAGCGTAGCTCCGGCGGCGGCCAGCTTCTGCTCCTTATAATCAACAGGGCTAGCGGGCAACGGTACGGCCCAGGTGGCGGCCGGCGCGGCCCGTAGGGCGCGAGCAAAGCGCTTGGCTAGCGGGCGGTTTTGGGGGTCGTAGCCGGTGCCCCGCTGCCACTCGTTGGCCGTGATGCGGTAGGCCCAGGCGTGCAGCTCGGTCACATTGCGCGCCGTGAGGTCGAGGCGCCAGGGCTGGCCGGGCACCACCACATCGGCCGCTGAGAAGGCTAGCTCGGGCTGCTCGATACTGGCGCGCAGCTGCCGCGCCCGCGCCGCGCCGCGTGAGGCCGGGAAGCGGGTTTCGGCCGCCCGCGTAAGCGTCACGGCGGCTACGTTGTCATTGGCCGCGTGCCGGGCTTCGGCTTGCCGGGCGATGAACTCGGCGCTGATGGGCAGCGCCTGATACTGCGCAGCCAGGCGGGCTAGCGCGGGCTCGTACTGGCTAGCCACATTGGTGCCCTCGGTGAGGCTGTGCAGATAGTCGAGGCGCTGCAAGTCCACGTCGGCCAGGGCGGCGGGGTTGCCCGCGGCTAGCCTAGCGGCGGTGAGGCGCTGCAACAGCCGCAACGCCAGCAGCTGGCCGTTCAGCGAGTCGGCGGCCGGGGCCGTTAGCTTGAGCGCCGCAAATTCCTGGGCGCTGCCGAAGAGCTTGGGGTCGGTGGGCTGCCACTGCTGCTCGGGCTTGGTGATGTACAGCTCCTGGTTTTGCAGGCCCGCGATGGCGCGCTGGGCTAGCAGGTCGTAGAGCGTGGGGCGCAGGGCGCGGCCTTCGGCGTCGCCGTTGGTGGCCAGGTCGCCGAGGTCGGCCAGGGTGGTTTTAAGCTGGCGCTGGGGCTCATCCTCAACCGACTGCTCGTAGTGCCGCACAATGGCGGCGGCCAGCCGGCCAGCGTCCCAGGTGGCGAGGCTGGTGCCGCCGTCGGCCCGGCCGGGCGTGGCCTGGTCGGTGGTGGGCGCTGCGCCGTTGGTGCGCTCGTAGAGTTGGTAGCGGTGCTCGTTGTAGTACGCACTATACAAGCCCCCTAGCAACGAGTGCAGAATGGGTCGGGCCGGAAACTGGGCCGTCTTCAGGTCCTTTTCCAGCAGGGCGATGGCCTTTTCGTCGGCATCATTTTCCT
The genomic region above belongs to Hymenobacter sp. BRD128 and contains:
- a CDS encoding alpha-2-macroglobulin, whose protein sequence is MTTFLADSAAPTPPSPLAAQWKKIDALLAKEQTASAAPLVEKIYQQAKKENNTPAYVRALLYKIRLLENKENDADEKAIALLEKDLKTAQFPARPILHSLLGGLYSAYYNEHRYQLYERTNGAAPTTDQATPGRADGGTSLATWDAGRLAAAIVRHYEQSVEDEPQRQLKTTLADLGDLATNGDAEGRALRPTLYDLLAQRAIAGLQNQELYITKPEQQWQPTDPKLFGSAQEFAALKLTAPAADSLNGQLLALRLLQRLTAARLAAGNPAALADVDLQRLDYLHSLTEGTNVASQYEPALARLAAQYQALPISAEFIARQAEARHAANDNVAAVTLTRAAETRFPASRGAARARQLRASIEQPELAFSAADVVVPGQPWRLDLTARNVTELHAWAYRITANEWQRGTGYDPQNRPLAKRFARALRAAPAATWAVPLPASPVDYKEQKLAAAGATLPAGYYLILLSNKAQLSTDPTAKAAPAGAVTAWAVLGASQLSLVHRTNAATGATALLLLDRATGAPLAGVKNQATFNVYNRATQRDDRRLGDVRPTSATGEVEIPGPNKASAALGREQLSGVRSWLGRDTLFTPLNAYYFPGRTDGIEQPQRRTFLFTDRAIYRPGQTVYFKGILTQSLGGKASLLTGQPVSLRLVDVNGQTVQALPFTTSDFGSFNGSLMLPTSLLNGEMQLQTDHGSLAFAVEDYKRPTFLVTLDSVAGRPQFGQPLTINGRARAYAGQATDGASVKYHVTRRELLPLFNVALYRSRAMYPGGGRSQEIAHGTATTDAEGRFAITFTPPLVPRQPGRGGWEPGYLFEVTADVTDAAGETRTGTRNVVMGRNPLSLRLIGPAQADKAQLPAFTLLGTNATGEPLPATGTLRLLARRYRPNPPGVPGPAPETTDHELPAELVKTQPFDTHASPVLDLKAALANLPTGRYRLEAQAAGPDSARASLDFTLFDSQAATVPFVTPDWFVALADTVAPGQPASLLLGSSEADARILLEVERGGQLLRREWLTLKAGEQRRLAVASGPAEARGPLYLHTTQVRDGRLYRHDATVQVTEQPQPLRLALATFRDRLAPGQRETWRLTIRQANGQPADAELLATLYDQSLDVFRPHSFERLEFGGNYFPARFGWQGEFGELNSENLFENEETDETTAIQYPSLNAWESHLAPPKMVTVKFTAPVVKRDEDGVPGTAPSPRARAASPMMALQGKVSGLVIRGNGYVHADDSNAQPKPAPDLSIIAARRDFRETAFWQPALRADATGDVVLEFQMPEAVTRWQLLALAHDRSLHTGQLARQLVTQKEIQLTPNAPRFLRPGDAFTFPAKFSNLTDHATSGTAQLFLLDAATGQDITSQLIKGPAQLPVSAAAHQSAALGWELAIPADFAPVAVTYRVVAESQSTVNSEQLADKKSKKKIRQAPLSQGEGSGVRFSDGEENTLPVLPNRILITESLPLPLVGPATREFELKKLTNTASPTRRNYSLTLELTANPAWYAVQSLPYLLEYPYECSEQTFARLYANLLAAQILKSNPRFRTVLAEWQRQAQSGTAAQQNALAGKLAQNQELKNILLQETPWVRDAQGEAERLARLSTLFDEARLKAETARTLAKLQAMQLPDGSFPWFENMPADRYITQLIVAGFGKLQKLGAFDASQDNTARNILQHALHYLDGALARDYAELRRQKAVKLADNHLDDLEIQALYARSFWLAQPVAAEAKTAYAYYRTQAATHWTGQTRYLQAQLALALFRENAQAPAAQAVMRALAENALHSSELGMYWKDVQPGYYWCEAPVETQATLIEAFDEIKNDQKSVDELKLWLLAHKQTHSWESTRATADACYALLLRGPSWLAPAQPLQVTVGGQAIKPETTQAGTGYYKQTWPAADIQPAQGKVTVTKADAGPAWGALYWQYFEDLDKVTPAASPLSVERQLYRETRTGAGPQLERITAATPLRVGDALVVRLVLRTDRALEYVHLKDQRAAGLEPINQLSGYRYQAGLGYYESPRDAAANFFLSEVPRGTHVFEYRLRASQTGNFSGGLSQVQCLYAPEFGATSAGQRLAIAPQ